A region of Culicoides brevitarsis isolate CSIRO-B50_1 chromosome 1, AGI_CSIRO_Cbre_v1, whole genome shotgun sequence DNA encodes the following proteins:
- the LOC134829800 gene encoding sialidase-like, translating to MKILIILAVVTAVIAHSNNDDRHGNKELVEKVNKDVTKSVEKRLKELNLDDEWDDEVEEVLDDLKSGLKDCAKLVSKRRPFWLYRKCVGVTKGKAYDKVEKLEKKANEKKEKEANKQKESNESNSSTSNNSDEQSQSGNKPSGKPEGNKPSKPGNPEGSQPGQGNPSKPGETNPGQVDPSRPGQGNPSQPGQENPEKPGQVDPSAPVDPSAPVDPSAPVDPSAPVDPSAPVDPSAPVDPSAPVDPSAPVDPSAPVDPSAPVDPSAPVDPSAPVDPSAPVDPSAPVDPSAPVDPSAPVDPSAPVDPSAPVDPSAPVDPSAPVDPSAPVDPSAPVDPSAPVDPSAPVDPSAPVDPSAPVDPSAPVDPSAPVDPSAPVDPSAPVDPSAPVDPSAPVDPSAPVDPSAPVDPSAPVDPSAPVDPSAPVDPSAPVDPSAPVDPSAPVDPSAPVDPSAPVDPSAPVDPSAPVDPSAPVDPSAPVDPSAPVDPSAPVDPSAPVDPSAPVDPSAPVDPSAPVDPSAPVDPSAPVDPSAPVDPSAPVDPSAPSAPVDPSAPVDPSAPVDPSAPVDPSAPVDPSAPVDPSAPVDPSQPEQGLPTEQPAESNPEGAAPGGNTSQPEEQVPTDAPVNNQTSDGNDTQAEAGNADPNDETATDENVTESWTEESLTYV from the exons atgaaaatcttaattattCTCGCAGTTGTGACTGCAGTAATTGCTCACAGCAACAACGACGATCGTCACGGAAACAAGGAATTGGttgaaaaagttaacaaaGATGTCACCAAATCCGTGGAAAAACGATTGAAAGAATTGAACTTGGACGATGAATGGGATGACGAAGTTGAAGAGGTTTTGGATGATCTCAAGAGTGGATTAAAAGATTGTGCGAAATTAGTGTCGAAGCGACGACCATTTTGGTTGTACAGAAAGTGTGTTGGTGTAACAAAAGGAAAGGCTTAcgataaagttgaaaaattagaaaagaaagccaatgaaaagaaagaaaaagaagccaacaaacaaaaagaatCGAATGAATCTAATTCTTCGACAAGTAACAATAGTGATGAACAATCGCAATCTGGAAACAAACCATCAGGAAAGCCAGAGGGAAACAAACCATCAAAGCCAGGAAACCCTGAAGGATCTCAACCTGGTCAAGGTAATCCATCGAAACCAGGAGAAACAAATCCAGGACAAGTTGATCCATCAAGACCTGGACAAGGAAATCCTTCTCAACCAGGACAAGAGAATCCAGAGAAACCAGGACAAGTAGATCCATCAGCTCCTGTTGATCCATCAGCTCCTGTTGATCCCTCAGCTCCAGTTGATCCATCAGCTCCTGTTGACCCATCAGCTCCAGTTGATCCATCAGCTCCTGTTGATCCATCAGCTCCTGTTGATCCATCAGCTCCTGTTGATCCATCAGCTCCTGTTGATCCATCAGCTCCTGTTGATCCATCAGCGCCTGTAGATCCATCAGCTCCTGTTGATCCATCAGCGCCTGTAGATCCATCAGCTCCAGTTGATCCATCAGCTCCTGTTGATCCATCAGCTCCTGTTGATCCATCTGCGCCTGTCGACCCATCAGCTCCAGTTGATCCCTCAGCTCCTGTTGATCCATCAGCTCCTGTTGATCCATCAGCTCCTGTTGATCCATCAGCTCCTGTTGATCCATCAGCTCCAGTTGATCCCTCAGCGCCTGTAGATCCATCAGCTCCAGTTGACCCATCAGCTCCAGTTGATCCATCAGCGCCTGTCGATCCATCAGCTCCTGTTGATCCATCAGCTCCAGTTGATCCATCAGCTCCTGTTGATCCATCAGCTCCTGTCGACCCATCAGCTCCTGTTGATCCCTCAGCTCCAGTTGATCCGTCAGCGCCTGTAGATCCATCAGCTCCAGTTGATCCATCAGCTCCAGTTGATCCATCAGCTCCAGTTGATCCATCAGCTCCTGTTGATCCATCAGCTCCAGTTGATCCATCAGCTCCTGTCGATCCATCAGCTCCAGTTGATCCATCAGCTCCAGTTGATCCCTCAGCGCCTGTCGATCCCTCAGCGCCTGTAGATCCATCAGCTCCTGTTGATCCATCAGCTCCAGTTGATCCATCAGCTCCAGTTGATCCATCAGCTCCTGTTGATCCATCAGCGCCTGTAGATCCATCAGCTCCTGTAGATCCATCAGCTCCAGTTGATCCATCAGCTCCTGTTGATCCATCAGCTCCAGTTGATCCATCAGCGCCTGTCGATCCATCAGCTCCAGTTGATCCATCAGCTCCAGTTGATCCATCTGCTCCATCAGCGCCTGTCGACCCATCTGCTCCAGTTGATCCATCAGCTCCTGTTGATCCATCAGCTCCTGTTGATCCATCAGCTCCTGTTGATCCATCAGCTCCTGTTGATCCCTCAGCTCCTGTTGATCCTTCTCAACCCGAACAAGGACTTCCAACTGAACAACCAGCCGAATCAAACCCAGAAGGTGCTGCTCCAG GTGGAAACACATCTCAACCAGAAGAGCAAGTTCCCACTGATGCTCCCGTCAACAACCAAACTTCCGACGGAAATGACACTCAAGCTGAAGCAGGAAACGCAGATCCAAACGATGAGACTGCCACCGACGAAAATGTCACAGAATCTTGGACCGAAGAATCTCTGACttatgtataa